Part of the Actinomycetota bacterium genome, AGTGCATGGAAGGTGACGGTCTGGGCGATCGCGCTCGGGGCGCTCGTCACGCTGGCCGCGTCCGCCTGGCTGTATCGGACCATCGCCGTGCCGCTCGGTCGAGCGCGCCGCTACGCGGAGGAGGTCGCCGCCGGCCGGGCGGACGCCGGACTCCCGCGGCACACCGCGGACGAGATCGGCGCTCTCACGCGTGCGGTCGAGGCGATGAAGGAGGCGCTCGCCGGGCGCGTCGCCGTGATGCGCGAGATGGCCGGGGTGGTCATCTTCCAGGCGGAAGGGGTCGGAGTGGCCGCACGGCACGCTCTCGGCGTCCAGGAGCACGCCGATGCGAACGGAGCCGGCGCGGACTTGGAGGACATGCACGAAGTGGTGCGACGAGCCGAGACGCTGCGCGATCTCGCTGAACAGATGCTCCAGGCGTGAGGGTCAGCCCGCGAGCGGGAACCGCAGGGTGAAGGTCGAACCGGCGCCGGGCGTCGATTCGACCTCGACGCTCCCGGCCGAGCGTTCGGCGACGTGCTTGACGAGTGCGAGGCCGAGGCCGGTCCCTCCACTCTCGCGTGAGCGCGCCCGGTCCACCCGGTAGAACCGCTCGAAGACCCGCGTCAGGTCGGCGGCGGGGATCCCGACGCCGGTGTCCGCGACGGCGACCTCCACGTTCCCGTGCGCGACGCTGAGGCGCACGGTCACGCCGCCACGCTCCGTGTAGGTGATCGCATTGTCGATCAGGTTGTAGAGCGCGACGGCGAGGTCGGTGCCGTCGGTGGGCACGTAGACGTCGCCGGTCGAGGCGTCGTTGACGAAGTCGAGCGTCAACCCCTTCTCAGCGGCGGCCTTGCGGTGACCGAGCAGGGCGAGTTCGATCGCGTCACGCACGTTGGCCGACTCGCCGTCCGCGCGGTCGGTCTCGAGCCGCGAGAGGTCGAGCAGGTCGAGCACGAGGTGCCGGAGGCGGACGGTCTCGCCTTCGATCTGCTCGGCGAATGCGACCGCCTGCGCGTCGTCGCCGTCACGAGCGGCCGCGGCTGCGGCCTCGGCGAGCAGCTGGATGCCAGCGGTGGGGGTCTTGAGTTCGTGGCTCGCGTTCGCGACGAAGTCCCGGCGGACGGCGTCCAGCCGCGCGCGTTCGGTGACGTCGGCGATCGCGACGAGCGTGCGGACCTCGCCCTCCTGCGCGCCCAGCGGGACCACCGTCACCCGCAGCACGCGGCCGGTCGGGTCCGGGGGGCACTCCTCGGTCAGCGGACCGGACGATGCCTTCGCGCGTCCGACCGAAGCGATGACGCCCGCGGGCAGGCCGCACTCGGCGAGCTGTCTGCCGCGCCAGCCGCCGTACGGCTGCCGGAACAGGGCTGACGCCGCCCGGTTGGCGAGCCGCACACCTTCGCCATGCAGCAGGAAGAGGGCGTCCGGAAGTCCGTCGAGGACCGTGCGTACCGTGCGCTGCTCGGCCTCGAGGTCGTCGAGGCGGGCGCGCATCTGACGTGAGAGGTCGGTCAGGGCGACCGAGAGCACTGCGAGCTCGCCGGGCTCCGGCGAGACGGCGGCGGTCAGGTCTCCCTCGGCCATGGCGCGAGCCGTCTCAGCCAGCCTCGTGACGCTCGCCGAGGTCCGGCTGCCGAGCCACGCGGCTGCGGCGATCGCGATCGTGAGACTGACGCCGAGCAGCAGCAGCCCGTTGCGGCGCCAGTCGGCGGTCAGTGACGAGACGAGGTCGGCGGGCTCTGAGACGCGCAGTGCGACGGGGGAGCCCAGGTACTCGGCCGGGACCGCCACATACAGGTACGCGCGCCCGAGCGTGCGGCTGACGCGCCGGTCGACGCCCACCTGTCCGCCGAGCGCAGCACGGATCTCCGGGCGGTCGGCGTGGTTCTCCATCTTGGCGGGTGACTCCTGCGTGTCGGCCAGCACCGTCCCGTCAGAAGCGACGATGGTCGCGCGGAGATCCGTCCCTTGCGTGAGCTGCGTCGCGAACCGCTGTGCGTCGGGAGACTGCGCGGGCAGGGCGAGGGCGCCCGCTTGAGCGACCGCCCGCAGGTCGGTCTCCTGTCGC contains:
- a CDS encoding HAMP domain-containing protein, with translation TTLGLPPDLAALGDSALRDRVRSLGEALSAGTLRVIANDADTEARLATDRAVQTRESAWKVTVWAIALGALVTLAASAWLYRTIAVPLGRARRYAEEVAAGRADAGLPRHTADEIGALTRAVEAMKEALAGRVAVMREMAGVVIFQAEGVGVAARHALGVQEHADANGAGADLEDMHEVVRRAETLRDLAEQMLQA
- a CDS encoding HAMP domain-containing protein; translation: MTKLRDILGSYRVRVLAGSVAALALVGAAWLWTLYAPLSAAVVARQETDLRAVAQAGALALPAQSPDAQRFATQLTQGTDLRATIVASDGTVLADTQESPAKMENHADRPEIRAALGGQVGVDRRVSRTLGRAYLYVAVPAEYLGSPVALRVSEPADLVSSLTADWRRNGLLLLGVSLTIAIAAAAWLGSRTSASVTRLAETARAMAEGDLTAAVSPEPGELAVLSVALTDLSRQMRARLDDLEAEQRTVRTVLDGLPDALFLLHGEGVRLANRAASALFRQPYGGWRGRQLAECGLPAGVIASVGRAKASSGPLTEECPPDPTGRVLRVTVVPLGAQEGEVRTLVAIADVTERARLDAVRRDFVANASHELKTPTAGIQLLAEAAAAAARDGDDAQAVAFAEQIEGETVRLRHLVLDLLDLSRLETDRADGESANVRDAIELALLGHRKAAAEKGLTLDFVNDASTGDVYVPTDGTDLAVALYNLIDNAITYTERGGVTVRLSVAHGNVEVAVADTGVGIPAADLTRVFERFYRVDRARSRESGGTGLGLALVKHVAERSAGSVEVESTPGAGSTFTLRFPLAG